CCGTTGACCGCTTGGTTACTCCCGCTTGGTGCTGAGTTATTTTTGGTTTATATTTACATGGATTTCCTGATTATATCTTGTTTACTACCATCAACCGCTTAGATTACTTCGCTTTTTCAGGAATCCAATAAGGTAACGATAGAACTAGAATATAAAGCTAATCCTGTAAATAAACGATTTGAAAAAAATTTTAAGTTAATTTTAAGTTAATTTTAAGTTAAATCTAAGTTAATTCTAAGTTATTTTAAGTTAATTTTAAATTGATTTTAAGCTAGTTTTAAGTTAATTTAAAATTAACTTAAAGTAGGAATATTGGGACTATTGATCTGAATTTTTTCTGGCTCAGCTTTTCCGACCTTAGATTTTCGATGTTTAGTCCTGCCTGTTTTTCAGGTTTCTTCGCCTGAGCTATTAACACGGACCCAATCAAGATACTCCTTTTCTCCTTCAATTCCCCAGAATTCAATTGCAGGCAGCTCATATGTGTGTAACGACCTTACAAGCTTTGTGATCTCTTCAAAACGTGAAGAATCGGTTTTTACGAACATGGCAATCTCATTGTCTTCTTCAAGCTTTTCCTTCCATCGGTAAACCGAAGATACTGGAAACATATTTACGCAGGCTGCAAGCCTCCTTGAGACAAGCTCTCTTGCAATCTTCGACGCATTCTCCATATTCCCGGCAGTAATATATACAATTCCAAGCATGAGCAGACACCTCACAGAAACCTGATATTATCACAATTGATGCAAGGGACATTACTCCTATGTGACTAGTATCTATCGCATCTCCACGGAAATTAATTTTCCCAGGATATGCCGTATCTATGAATTTAACATGCTTTAACATGATCTAGATATTATATCTTCCATAGGTCGCCACATAATTCCATATATATTTTTATATAATTATGATGTATATAACTATGTACCTTTTTCTGGATATGAGTCTTCTTGAAAAAAGGTGGCAGTATTATATTGATTTAAAATAAATAGTAAAGCATACTATAACATTTTTATACCATATTGAGTACTAAAGCTCTCAACATAATGAACAAATTGGCGTAGAATGCCATACGCAGAGTTATATATCAACGGTATTAAATTTTATTATATATGCTCTCAACAGCTATATATTTACAGCCTTATTAAAAATTCACTTTAAGCCAGCCTGTTATAAATCAGGCTGGCGTAATTCATAACTGATTATGCT
The Methanosarcina thermophila TM-1 genome window above contains:
- the cutA gene encoding divalent-cation tolerance protein CutA — encoded protein: MLGIVYITAGNMENASKIARELVSRRLAACVNMFPVSSVYRWKEKLEEDNEIAMFVKTDSSRFEEITKLVRSLHTYELPAIEFWGIEGEKEYLDWVRVNSSGEET